The stretch of DNA GTGGAATTCGTATCGGCGTTTTTACTCCAACAGAAGCTGGTGCTGTGGCGATTGTATATGCGTTATTTATTGGGTTTGTTTTTTATAGAGAAATGAAACTTCCTCATTTAAAAGACGCTCTTAAAGAATCCGTTTCCACATCTGCCTCCATTTTAATCATTATTGCAGCTGGCTCAGCCTTTGGTTGGATTCTTACTTGGGAGAGGATTCCACAATTCGCAACTGAATACGTAACCGACATGGTAAGTACACCAATTGCTTTCCTACTCATTTTGAATATTTTTCTATTAATCTTAGGAATGTTTATTGAAGGCAACGTCGCGATTGTCATTTTAACCCCATTGATTATACCAATGGGTCAGGCTTATGGAATTGACCCTGTGCATTTAGGAATGATTTTCTTATTTAATATCGGAATCGGAACCATCACCCCACCATTAGGGACGGCTATTTTTACCGTTTGTTCTACTGCTAATGTAAAAATTGAGGAGTTTCTAAAAGAAGTCATTCCATTTTACTTAGTTTTAATAATTGCATTGTTACTGATCACCTTTGTACCGTTCATTTCCATGTGGTTACCTGGATTATTAATGTAATGTCTCGAAGTCTTACGTCTATAAAAATAAGAATTCAGCTGGAAAAGGAGAATGAGCTATGCGGGTTATTCGATACGAAAATGAAAAAGGCATCCCAGTGTTGGCCGCTTTAACGGAGCAATCGGAGGTTTACAACCTTTCTTATAAGGACTTTATGGAGGTAGTGGAGTACGCTCAAAATACGAATCAAACCCCGTTGTCTCTTCTTCAAGAAGTGATAAAAGAGGAACAGCCTGAAATGCTGAAAGTTGAGGAACTCACTTTACTGGCGCCTATCGAAGCTCCTGAAGTTTGGGCAGCAGGTGTCACCTATGAAAGAAGTAAAGAAGCTCGTAATTATGAAGCAACAGCTGGAAAATTGGATGCCACTACTTTTTATGACAAGGTTTATGACGCAGAACGCCCAGAACTTTTTATGAAATCTACCGCTGCTAGATTAGTAGGTCCTAATACTGAAGTATATATACGTAGTGATTCGACTTGGCAAATCCCTGAGCCAGAGCTTGGACTGGTCATTAATAAAAATGGAGATATCCTAGCCTATACGATTGGAAATGATATGAGTTCCCGGGATATCGAGGGTGAAAACCCACTATATCTTCCTCAGGCAAAGATTTGGAAGCATTCTTGCTCCATTGGGCCCGCCCTTCTTCTTGCAGATGCAGTTCAAGATCCGTACCAACTTGATATTCATTGTAGAATTTTTCGAAACGGACAAAAAGTTGTGGAAGGTTTCGCCAATACGAATCAATTAAAAAGAAAGTATGAGGAATTAGTTTCTTATCTTTTAAGGGATAATGAGATTTTTGATGGAACCGTGCTATTAACAGGAACTTGTATTGTTCCTCCGAATGAATTTACTTTGCTGGATGGCGATTTAATCGAAATTGAAATTCCCGGAATTGGCGTGCTAAGTAACCCGGTGAAAGCACCGGTAAATAAACATGCTGCTCTTTACTAATTTTTTTAAAGAAGGAGCCATTACAAAATGAATAGTAACTATAAAGCTGTGATGATTAAACCACAAGATAATGTGGCGACGGCACTGGAATTTATTCCGGCAAATGCGAAGGTCATTCTCACTTGTCAAGACAAGCAAGTGTCGGTAAAAGTACT from Bacillus sp. SLBN-46 encodes:
- a CDS encoding fumarylacetoacetate hydrolase family protein; the encoded protein is MRVIRYENEKGIPVLAALTEQSEVYNLSYKDFMEVVEYAQNTNQTPLSLLQEVIKEEQPEMLKVEELTLLAPIEAPEVWAAGVTYERSKEARNYEATAGKLDATTFYDKVYDAERPELFMKSTAARLVGPNTEVYIRSDSTWQIPEPELGLVINKNGDILAYTIGNDMSSRDIEGENPLYLPQAKIWKHSCSIGPALLLADAVQDPYQLDIHCRIFRNGQKVVEGFANTNQLKRKYEELVSYLLRDNEIFDGTVLLTGTCIVPPNEFTLLDGDLIEIEIPGIGVLSNPVKAPVNKHAALY